A window of Ovis canadensis isolate MfBH-ARS-UI-01 breed Bighorn chromosome X, ARS-UI_OviCan_v2, whole genome shotgun sequence contains these coding sequences:
- the LOC138929966 gene encoding melanoma-associated antigen 10-like yields the protein MSELSKPEEDFQDPGEAQGPVNAQLLGAEAGVAASASASSPTVSSLGSGKSLPHQALNEMIASLMKFLLLKYRAKEPTSQAEMLNKVLRDNQEYFPVVFSQASQCLQLVFGVEVKEVDPREHIYIMVSILGLSCNAMLSSGQSIPKAGLLVLVLNLIMRNGDRAPEEKVWGALSRLRVYAGSVHCIFGEPRTLLTHVWVQEGYLEYRQVPYSHPARYEFLWGPRAYAETSKWEIMAFLLRVKQRALRAFPLQSAEAAREDDEAD from the coding sequence ATGAGTGAGCTGAGCAAGCCCGAGGAAGATTTTCAGGACCCTGGCGAGGCCCAGGGCCCGGTGAATGCGCAGCTCTTGGGGGCTGAGGCAGGGGTGGCTGCATCTGCCTCGGCCTCCTCCCCCACAGTGTCCTCCTTAGGCAGTGGGAAGTCCTTGCCCCACCAAGCGCTGAATGAGATGATAGCTAGCCTAATGAAGTTCCTGCTCCTCAAGTATCGAGCCAAGGAGCCGACCTCCCAGGCGGAAATGCTGAATAAGGTCCTCAGGGATAACCAGGAGTACTTCCCGGTGGTCTTCAGCCAAGCCTCGCAGTGCCTGCAGCTGGTCTTTGGCGTGGAAGTGAAGGAGGTGGACCCCAGGGAGCACATCTACATCATGGTCTCCATCCTGGGCCTCAGCTGCAACGCAATGCTGAGCAGTGGGCAGAGCATCCCCAAGGCCGGCCTCCTGGTGCTGGTCCTCAACCTGATCATGCGCAATGGAGACCGAGCCCCTGAGGAGAAGGTCTGGGGAGCACTCAGCAGATTGCGTGTGTATGCTGGGAGTGTGCACTGCATCTTTGGGGAGCCCAGGACGCTTCTGACCCACGTGTGGGTGCAGGAGGGGTACCTGGAGTACCGGCAGGTGCCTTACAGCCACCCTGCTCGCTATGAGTTCCTGTGGGGTCCCCGGGCTTATGCGGAGACCAGCAAGTGGGAAATCATGGCATTTCTGCTCAGGGTCAAACAAAGGGCTTTGAGGGCCTTCCCACTGCAGTCTGCAGAGGCTGCAAGGGAGGATGATGAGGCGGACTGA